A window of Watersipora subatra chromosome 10, tzWatSuba1.1, whole genome shotgun sequence genomic DNA:
tacaaatagattatAGTCGTCCTTGAGAAATTTAGGAGGGGTTGCGGAAGGCACATTTATGTGCGTCATGAACTTTCCACAAGGAATGGGATTAGAGATTATGCAACGCAAGTAGGTCATGAACTTCCCAAAGGAATGTGGTATGGGATTACAGAAGGCAAGCAGATCATAGACTTATCAAAGGAATATGGTACTGGGTTACAGAAGGCAAGCAGGTCATGAACTTTCCAAAGGAATGTGGTATGGGATTACAGAAGGCAAGCAGGTCATAGACTTATCAAAGGAATATGGTACAGGGTTACTGAAGGCAAGCAGGTCATGAACTTTCCAAAGGAATATGGTATGGGATTACAGAAGGCAAGCAGGTCATGAACTTTCCAAAGGAATATGGTATGGGATTACAGAAGGCAAGCAGGTCATGAATTTTCCAAAGGAATGTGGTATGGGATTACAGAAGGCAAGCATGTCATAGACTTATCAAAGGAATATGGTATTGGATTACAGAAGGCAAGCAGGTCATGAACTTTCCAAAGGAATGTGGTATGGGATTACAGAAGGCAAGCAGGTCATGAACTTTCCAAAGGAATATGGTATGGGATTACAGAAGGCAAGCAGGTCATGAACTTTTCAAAGGAATGTGGTATGGGATTACAGAAGGCAAGCATGTCATAGACTTATCAAAGGAATATGGTATTGGATTACAGAAGGCAAGCAGGTCATGAACTTTCCAAAGGAATATGGTATGGGATTACAGAAGGCAAGCAGGTCATGAACTTTTCAAAGGAATGTGGTATGGGATTACAGAAGGCAAGCATGTCATAGACTTATCAAAGGAATATGGTATTGGATTACAGAAGGCAAGCAGGTCATGAACTTTCCAAAGGAATATGGTATGGGATTACAGAAGGCAAGCAGGTCATGAACTTTCCAAAGGAATATGGTATTGGATTACAGAAGGCAAGCAGGTCATAGACTTATCAAAGGAATATGGTATGGGATTACAGAAGGCAAGCAGGTCATGAACTTTCCAAAGGAATATGGTATGGGATTACAGAACGCAAGCAGATCATAGACTTCCCAAAGGAATATGGTATGGGATTACAGAAGGCAAGCAGGTCATGAACGTTCCAAAGGAATATGGTACGGGATTACAGAAGGCAAGCAGATCATAGACTTCCCGAAGGAATATGGTATGGGATTACAGAAGGCAAGCAGGTCATGAACTTTCCAAAGGAATATGGTATTGGATTACAGAAGGCAAGCAGGTCATAGACTTATCAAAGGAATATGGTACGGGATTACAGAAGGCAAGCAGATCATAGACTTCCCAAAAGAATATGGTATGGGATTACAGAAGGCAAGCAGATCATAGACTTCCCAAAGGAATATGGTATGGGATTACAGAAGGCAAGCAGGTCATAGACTTTCCGAAGGATTATGGTATGGGATTACAGAAGGCAAGCAGATCATAGACTTATCAAATGAATATGGTACGGGATTACAGAAGGCAAGCAGGATATGAACTTCTCAAAGGAATATGGTATGGGATTACAGAAGGCAAGCAGATCATAGACTTATCAAATGAATATGGTACAGGATTACAGAAGGCAAGCAGGTCATGAACTTTCCAAAGGAATATGGTATGGAATTACAGAAGGCAAGCAGGTCATGAACTTTCCAAAGGATTATGGTATTGGATTACAGAAGGCAAGCAGGTCATAGACTTATCAAAGGAATATGGTATGGGATTACAGAAGGCAAGCAGGTCATGAACTTTCCAAAGGAATATGGTATGGGATTACAGAAGGCAAGCAGATCATAGACTTCCCAAAAGAATATGGTATGGGATTACAGAAGGCAAGCCAATCATAAACTTTCCAAAGGAATGTGGTACGGGATTACAGAAGGCAAGCAAGTCATGAACTTTCCAAATGAATATGGTATGGGATTACAGAAGGCAAGCAGGTCATAGACTTATCAAAGGAATATGGTACGGGATTACAGAAGGCAAGCAGGTCATGAACTTTCCAAAGGAATATGGTACGGGATTACAGAAGGCAAGCAAATCATAGACTTTCCAAAGAAATACGGTATAAGATTACAGAAGGCAAGTAGAGCATAGACTTATCAAAGGAATATGGTATGGGATTATGGAAGGCAAGCAGATCATAGACTTTCCCAAAGGAATATGGTATGGGATTACAGAAGGCAAGCAGGTCATAGACTTTCCACAGGAATATGGTATGGGATTACAGAAGGCAAGCAGGTCATGAACTTCCCAAAGGAATGTGGTATGGGATTACAGAAGGTAAGCAGGTCATGAAATTTCCAAAGGGATATGGTATTGGATTACAGAAGGCAAGCAGGTCATGAACTTCCCAAAGGAATGTGGTATGGGATTACAGAAGGTAAGCAGGTCATGAAATTTCCAAAGGGATATGGTATTGGATTACAGAAGGCAAGCAGGTCATGAACTTCCCAAAGGAATGTGGTATGGGATTACAGAAGGCAAGCAGGTCATGAACTTTCCAAAGGAATATGGTATGGGATTACAGAAGGCAAGCAGGTCATAGACTTATCAAAGGAATATGGTATGGGATCACAGAAGGCAAGTAAGTAATGAACTTCTCAAAGGAATGTGGTATGGGATTATGGAAGGCCTAGGTATAGGACTGTCCAAAGGAATTTGTAAGGTATGAAATAAAGaatgattaataaaagtttgagCTACATAAACTGAACACACTCATAAGATCAATAAtcaatacataataaaatatccAAATATTTGTCGAGCATGTGCGGACAAGACGTTCCCATGATAAATAGTGGTAGATAAGCATTCTTTATTCACAGCTCAGAAAAGGATACATTGGCTGGTTTTTAAATGCCTATTACAACATGACTAAATTAAATAGTGTAATTTATGCATTCTCTTTCAGCATTCTCCAGCCTTTGTAACCGAGAGACGAGTTCCTCGGTTTCTTGCGAGGCAGGCATATATGTCATAAAAGCAGCTGTTACCTGTGAATACATCCAAAACAAGTCAGTGCATGTTGAACCTGCATACTGGATACTCAAGCTTATGCTTTCTGAGACAGCAAAATCATAGAGTTTTTGGTATTTgtattgtacatgtagatagattGGACAACTCTTAGTGTCAATGACCCACATACAGTATATAACTTGTTTACTGACCAGTTACTACTTATTGCAATGATATAAAGTGTACAgtattattatgataaatagTCAATCATGTGAACCATGTGTTCATTGTTAGTTCAAATTTTTTAGATTGTCTCACCATAGGTTTTACCATCTGATCCACACAGTGGACTATAATAATCTCGCTCACAATCTCTGATGCAGTTGTCTGTTATTGGTTTACATTCTATCGCAGAAAACAGCATGAGCACCGCAGCCAGGACTAAAAAAATCCATACAAATATCTTTTAAGTGCTACACGGTGTATCTGGTTTCACACAAAAACACCTATAAATGCTGTCAGTTGTTAAAAGCACAATAATCCAACAAAAGCACAATAATCCCTTTGTGTTAACTACTCACAAATATGTAAGAAATTGTATTTCGTGGTTCTTGTTCAATCTATTTATGAAGTTCACAAATGGACTAAAAAAACAATGCATTACCGTGGGTAATCTGTTATGAAAACTTTGTAACATCTCTCAAAAAGTTATTAGTCGTTATCCACTCTTGCGGTTGCTGGGTAGGAAGAGGCCTGTCATTTATCTATATCTTTCATATGAATGTTTGCGAGTGTGCTATGTTTTAGCTTTCACAGTAACTTTGAATTCTATTTTATTGCATTTGAAGCTTTTTAATGAAAGTTAATATAATACAAAGTATCGAAGTCGATCGCAATTCTATCAACTGACTAATGCTAAAGAATGGCTTTGAGACAGTTCAAGTCaggatattttttattatttataatcagTGCAAAAAGTGAGCGAATGAAATAAAAGAAATTAAATGGTTATGTGATGCGTTTACTTAGCAGCCCTCACCTCTCATTGGTCAGTTTAATGACTGCCAGCAATTAGGATTGAAAAGAAGAATCTCTCTAAAGAAAATAAGGTTTAAAGTTTAGATCATTTTTAAAGCATTAACCAAAATGCGTATTTGAAAAttagttttcaaattttatcaaGAGCTTTAAAGTAGAAGTATGTTGAATTatcaaaaataacaaataacccAACACTTACATGTTTGAATCAGTAAGTGGAGTTGTCTGACATTGTAAATGCACAAGCAAACTTTGATTCATAGATTATTTATTATCCATAAAATAGCTAAAGTTTACACAATGTAatgagagcagacaactctataaTCGGACTACCGTCTTAGCTGAAATCGCTCGGCACCCACCACGAAGCCGAGTCATAAAAAGGGTGGGCCTATGCCGCCCTGAAAATACTAGTCAAGAAAAGGAGGCAAAACCCGTTTGCGCCCACTTGTGTTCACGTGTACCCATTTATAACAAGTGAAGCAAATATACTACTGATACTCAAACATATTGCGTTGTTTATTGTGCGGGCGTGGAGTTAGTAAAGGAGCCCAGCAGGCAtcctttataataataaagtgGTACAAATTGAAAAATCTGCTGACAGACAGGCAGTGCCAGTAAAAGAGAGAGACATCTACACATAGGTTAGTCAAATTCACATGATTTCTATCCTTTACCTTACCTTTACTCTAATTGTTGGCCACGCTAAAACTTAATCAACTAAAGTAGACATTGTATTTTTCTATATGCACCTTTACTAGAGATAAAATTGTCAACACAAAATTTACAACTTATGAAGTACTAAAATCCTGCTGAACTTACATTTTAATCGctaaaaggttgaaaaatttaaatctgTTCAGCATTTATTTGATGCTGTAATTTATCTGCTGACCCACATTGGCGCATATTAACATAAAAACCTCACGAGCCAAAAGTGTCAAAAGTCTTGATTTGTCTAATAACTTGCAGTACATACGTAGATAGAAAATTATTAATGATATCATTACGGTTTTTTATTTTCTTGCCGTATAACAACAAATCCCTTGTACTTACAATTTCTAACAATCAGAATCAGGTGAATACATTGCTCATTCTTTGTTAAACTGTTTGTTTCTTCATTAAGACATTGAGGGTATATAGTGCTTTTACTTCTCATGCAATAGTATAATAGCAGACTTACTTATGACAATCTTCATCACTGCATGTAAGAGTGATAGAGTTGAGACAAATGACAAGACACCTGCTATTCATGTGACTCAACATATGCTGTAGTTGGCAATTGATCAAGAGGCTCTTCTATTATCATTACTTTGCCAATATGCATTTAACAAAATGACACAAATAACTTCAGAAGAAAGAAATTATAGTTTTTGGTCTACAccacagatatacatgtatgtaggccATCAACATCACACGGATTCAGTTCGCTCATAAGAAGTTCACTATTTGATGTTTAGTGTCAATAAAATGAAAACTGCACATTTAGTGAGCAAGTTTTGTGCACCTTAGactacaaaaataattattaattttatacttGCTTACATCCACTTCAACACAAAGATAACTTCCCATAGCTGAAGCTTCTCTCAAATATGACAACAATTTACTACAGAAGTCAGCATAGGAGATCTAGTTGGAGTTACCTTCTCATACTAACGAAAACTCGTGTCACCATGTTCAGAATATTTCCAGACAACCGTAGTGGCCTTTGTTTGTGACTGAAAGAGCTGATTGGTGAGTTCTACTTGCTTATGAAGTGAGTGCGGAAGCATTGAACTTTAAAGGTGTAATaagctgccatgattttatTACAGCAAACATTGTAACAAACAAAATAGACTATTTGATTTTTTGTCAGCATCTTCCTGATTTGGTGGCTGAAAGACGAACTCCTTTCGTGCGTGCCTGGCAGACACCGATGTCAAACATGCAGCTGTTTCCTAAAAATGTAGAAGTTGTGCTTAAGTTAGCTTGGTCTAAGCTAACATCTTAGCTtggtatgtatataaattattatggTTGCTAGTACTAGTTTTATTATCTTTAGTATCGTTGTTATGTGTTCTGTAGCAGAACCAAGTGTCAAtgttaagtgagttatttaTGAAAGCCAGATGGCTATCATTGTGCCCTTGTTAGTTATGTAGTCATACTAGCATATATTACATAGCGGTCATTAATAATGATCGCTATTAAGATCATTATTATGATAATTTTTATCATCATGTGGGAATCAAATATTTTCAGCAAAACTGCTTACTCCTTGAGTTCAAGGGAGTGTTTAATTTTACGACAAATACAATGTGTTGCTCCTTCGTCTTTTAGATTCAATACCTGAAGCTCTCTAACAAAGTTATGCTGCCtcaatttataaataatttttcccTACTGTATGAAAAGGCAACAATCTTTTTTTGATGATTCCAAATGTTTCATTAACAATTGAGACATCTGTTGTTCTCATATTCTATgtgtttttcaattttgttgcaagataataatactattgttattattattattacagtaaGCACTGCTGCCTATACAAAATCACTAGACTTAGACAGCGCCTTTGTTAGAATATTTACTAAACTCAATAGAGCCATTTGTTGCATGTTCattttgttattatcattaacttcataattattgttattattgactGCATATAAAATTAGTGGCtaattaaaactttatttgtttttttaaatagctttcAATGTCTGTGAATGCTATGAATGTCTATGCCTTTGATGTCTATAGTCGGAATGAAAAATCTCAAGCTGTAGCAAAAGTAATCCGCAAAGGCTAGAGGCAGCTTACATGTGATAAACAGTTATTCTACAGCAATATTTCATTATCTCATGTGGGCGGCAAGCAGTTAGTAAAGTTGTATCAAGTAGGTCATACAGTCTCATTGTAATATATTGCTATTTGGTCAAAAAGTTATCATATTATGTGTTGTTCTTCCATTTATACCAATGATGAATTTGAGAAATCTTTTTGCGATGGTTCGCTGCAATACCAAAATACTCAAATAATACACATTGTACAAAAAGATTGAAAAACCATGTTTCGCTATACCATTTGGGATGACAAAGTTGCATTGCTGTATTTTATCTAATCACTTTAGAGGTCAAAGTTTGACCCCTTAAATTTGTACCAATAAAGAGGCTACTTTAAAAGTCATACAATATAAATGAGACAAATTATTATTTGTGTACTGCGGCCTTCTACAATATATCAACTATTGATAAGTGTGTCTGACACTTTCAATTTAAAAACTGtaacaataaatattacatcagttaaaaaattacaaaataattcaGCAAATATTTCACTCAAGTGTGATGCAGGGGCATTTGCAGCTCGATGAGTGGCATAACGTGTACTCATTTCCTCAAAATAGTTCTGATATTGATCCATGGTTTCAACAAACATTTGCTTGTTGTGATAAAATATAATGGTACTTGGTCTGCCTTACCATAAGTCTTGTGATCCGAACCACAGATTGGGTTGTATATCTTAGAACAAGCTCGCATGCAAGGGTCAAACTCTGAAGCACATTCTGCTGTTGTAAACAGCATTACAGCCACCACCAAAACTGAAAAGGAAATCGATGTATATACTTGATAGCAAAACATCGAAAACCCCCAAAATACTGTAGTCTGCTTGACAAACAAAATATGACCAACAGTTTGCAAAAAAGGATgaagttttctttaaaaaaaaactgtgtTAGCATTTTGGTAAATTGCACAGAATTCAGAAATGAGCAGAAGGGTAATGTTTCTTATATAATATTCTATGATGATTGCAAATTAATTCTCGTGTAAATAATTTGCTTCTTGCAACAAGATTGTAGATTCACAGCATTAAACTGTTGATTTATACATACTTTATCTGACTCTCAGTCTTAtttctactactactagtactgatactaatattactgttactactactactgctgctgctactactactaccgctgttactactattattactactactgctaatactactactattaccaccaccactactactactacttgtacaataactattactactgatactaatactactagtactattactactgttacaactactactgataataataatgctattattatcaccactactactacttacTATTATAGCCAATACCTCAACTTGTACTAtaactattgctattattgatTTACTAAAATTACTGCTGCAACTAATGATGCTaatgctactactactgctatgcTCTAACGACACTAACTATCACTAGCACTATTACTACTGTTAGTACTAACCCTACTACTATTAAAGCTGCTCCTGTCGCTGCTGCCACAGCTAATACTAAAggtaattattaatatatttgagAACTAATTAGTTACAATACTTACAAAATTATATTCATGAAATGATCAATGATAAA
This region includes:
- the LOC137406634 gene encoding turripeptide Lol9.1-like is translated as MLRPFSLALSKQLADMKLYIVLVVAVMLFTTAECASEFDPCMRACSKIYNPICGSDHKTYVLAAVLMLFSAIECKPITDNCIRDCERDYYSPLCGSDGKTYGNSCFYDIYACLARNRGTRLSVTKAGEC